In a genomic window of Magnolia sinica isolate HGM2019 chromosome 14, MsV1, whole genome shotgun sequence:
- the LOC131224922 gene encoding uncharacterized protein LOC131224922, whose translation MADNGYTNRGTGGRLGTRSQALDTTYRKAEDVQTIPAVVVTKTQVHQDHVCRPVIVDADGTTRPGIVILPPETQTEGIVTKIETVVERVYAPSTTPYTTGSVTLLEPKEEYVVVANGLGKQGRDQPSNINEFISNVQTTASGGGRTGFPVSTFQRQSPDINGFGAANDVGTNGRSRPAGGATNDVGSNAWGRPAGGATNGVGTNGWSRSSGGTAYEKSPDGWSKPSGGTTNVTGISEWSRPSGGTTKDTGNNGWSGLSGGTTKDTGTSGWSGPISGTTKDTGTYGWGRPSDNPSSGLSKPTGGANTGPGTKGWSTTSGPTNDTSRPIGGPTTDTGASRWTRPSGPGKNELDGPPKPATVATYGWRKPSSDSDDVSGGPRIPTPVTNSGWVRPSSLNLDTGAINDYGTAPRQGRFSSPVPPKQTTEETIDSQEAARRFNGVAVKGTPTAAIDSREAAKRYHGTFIP comes from the exons ATGGCCGACAATGGTTACACGAACAGAGGGACCGGCGGCAGGCTGGGCACCAGGAGCCAGGCATTGGACACCACCTACCGCAAGGCGGAAGACGTACAGACCATACCAGCCGTTGTTGTCACCAAAACTCAAGTACACCAAGATCATGTCTGCAGACCCGTTATTGTTGATGCTGATGGTACAACTAGGCCTGGTATTGTGATCCTCCCTCCCGAAACTCAGACGGAAGGCATTGTTACCAAGATCGAGACCGTCGTGGAACGGGTGTATGCACCTTCTACAACTCCATATACAACTGGCTCTGTTACTCTGCTGGAACCAAAAGAGGAATATGTCGTTGTGGCCAATGGGTTAGGCAAGCAAGGCCGAGACCAACCATCCAATATCAATGAATTTATTAGCAATGTCCAAACAACGGCGAGTGGTGGTGGTAGGACCGGTTTCCCCGTCAGCACGTTTCAGCGTCAATCACCTGACATCAATGGCTTTGGTGCCGCAAACGACGTTGGCACCAATGGACGGAGTAGGCCGGCTGGTGGGGCAACAAACGATGTTGGCAGCAATGCATGGGGTAGGCCAGCTGGTGGGGCAACAAACGGTGTTGGCACCAATGGGTGGAGCAGGTCGAGTGGTGGGACCGCCTATGAAAAAAGCCCCGATGGATGGAGTAAGCCAAGTGGTGGGACTACGAACGTTACCGGCATCAGTGAGTGGAGCAGGCCGAGTGGTGGGACCACCAAAGACACTGGCAATAATGGGTGGAGTGGGCTGAGTGGTGGGACCACCAAAGACACTGGTACCAGTGGGTGGAGTGGGCCCATCAGTGGGACCACCAAAGACACTGGCACCTATGGATGGGGCAGGCCAAGTGACAATCCCAGCAGTGGGTTGAGTAAACCAACGGGTGGGGCTAACACTGGCCCTGGCACCAAAGGGTGGAGTACTACGAGTGGCCCCACCAACGACACCAGTAGGCCAATTGGTGGGCCCACCACAGACACAGGCGCTAGTCGATGGACTAGGCCGAGCGG TCCTGGCAAAAACGAACTAGATGGTCCACCAAAACCTGCCACTGTCGCTACATATGGGTGGCGTAAGCCGAGCAGCGATTCCGATGATGTCAGCGGTGGTCCACGCATACCCACTCCAGTCACAAACAGTGGCTGGGTTAGGCCGAGCAGCTTGAATTTGGACACTGGTGCCATCAATGATTATGGGACCGCCCCACGTCAGGGCCGATTCTCATCTCCAGTCCCTCCGAAACAGACCACTGAGGAAACAATAGACAGTCAGGAAGCTGCACGAAGGTTTAACGGCGTTGCAGTCAAAGGAACTCCTACCGCGGCCATAGATAGCCGAGAGGCAGCCAAAAGGTACCATGGCACGTTCATCCCCTGA